The following DNA comes from Synechococcus sp. CC9616.
GAAACGCCAGCGCACCCTCATCAGATCTCCAGGCGACGCCGCTCATCCTGAAGGCGCTGTCGACGCTGCTTGGCTTCCCTCAGCATCTCTCGACCGTCGTGCAGGTAGTTGTCCACGTAGCCCATGGTGTAACGCTCCAGTTCATGCAGGGCGTCCTCCAGCTCTGAAAAGCAGTGGTAGACACTGAGCCCGAAACCACGGGCTGTCGCTGGAGTTGGCAGCGACTGAAACAGCTGTTTGACGCGATCCAGCTTCTGCAGGCTCTTCTCCAGGTAGGTGCAGAAGTCCTCCATCAACGCGTCGTCATATGGATCGGCTGAAAGCGCTTTGAACTGGGCGGGAAAGGGATTGATCACCTCCCCGATCAGGCGATCGATCGGGGCATACACCTGCTTCAGCCATTCGGCCAAGGCCACATCGGCAGCGGCTCCGCGACCGCGAGCCGAACCGGCTCGACGCACTTTTGGATCACTCGATTCGTGCGGCTGGGAAGCTGGTGTGTGCTGGCGATCAAAGGCGCGCCGCCGATCCGCATCGCCAAGAACTTCCCAGGCAGCGTTGAGGGCAAGGATCCGCTGGTCATCCCCGCCCGCATCGGGATGGTGCTGCTTAACCAGCCGGCGGTAGGCCGCCTTGATCTCGGCTGCACTGGCACTGCTCGACACCCCCAGCGTGGCGTAGGGATTGTTCATTGACGGGGGTGGCTCCCCCCATGGTCACAGCTGTCCATCTCTGCGTGCGGGCAGGGTGGAAGCAGCGCTGAACATGGGGGTGGAGAGATAGCGCTCGCCATAGCTGGCGAGCACCACCACCAGACGCCGCCCGTCCATCTCCGGCCGCTGCCCCACGCGTAAAGCAGCAGCGACGGCCGCACCGCTGCTGACCCCACAGAGCAATCCCTCCTCTCTGGCCAGGCGCCGCCCGATCTCCATGGCGTCGTCATCGTCGATGGGAACGATCTCGTCTACGACCCCCCTATCGAAGACGGCGGGAACAAAGCCGGCACCGATCCCCTGGATGCGGTGGGCACCTGGCGAACCACCGGACAGCACGGCACTGGCCGAGGGTTCCACCGCAATCACCTGAAGCTGCGGCTGACGCTGCTTGAGCAAACGGGCACAACCGGTGATCGTTCCGCCGGTCCCAACTCCCGCGACAAAAGCATCGATCTGACCTGCCGTATCGCGCCAGATCTCCTCGGCCGTGGTGCGTTCATGCACGGCTGGATTGGCTGGATTGTCGAACTGCTGCAGCAGATACGCCTCGGGGATCTCCGCAACCAGCTCTCTAGCCAGTGCAATGGCGCCATTCATCCCCAGGGCACCGTCGGTGAGCTGCAGCTCGGCGCCATAGGCCCGCAACATTGCTCGCCGCTCGGTGCTCATCGAATCCGGCATGGTGAGAATCAGCCGGTAGCCCCGAGCTGCCGCCACCATCGCCAAGGCAATCCCCGTGTTGCCGCTGGTGGGTTCCACCAGAACGGTGCGGCCGGGGCTGATCGTGCCGGCCAGCTCCGCCTCCAGCACCATGGCGCTGGCGATACGGTCCTTCACCGACGCCGATGGATTGAAACTTTCCAATTTGGCCAGGATCTCGGCACGGCAGCCGCAGGCTTGGGGCAGGCGATTCAGCCGCACCAATGGCGTGCCGCCGATTAAGGCGGTGATGTCCGGAGCGATGGGCATAACCCCAGCTTGACGGGGGAAGCCCGCAGTTCAACAAGCCTCTCAAGGAGTAGAGACAAGGCGTAAGGCAGGACGATCGAACTGGCTTCAAACAAATGACAATTGGACTGTTATTCGAACCTCAATGCAAAGAGATGATTCCAACAATTATGGAAAGCTGGCTCAATCTACAACCCTTTATTGTTACAAAGCCATCATGATTCAATAAGAGTTGTCACATCAAAACCTGAAGGTGGATTGAATCAAACCACCAAACACTCCAAAGGTACTGTTCTTACTGGGGTCCTGATCGTTGGTGAAATTATCAGTGAATTGCCCGAGTGGACGCGTCAGCCAAAACACGGCCGGCGTCACCATCAGATTATCGGTGACCTGGAATGAAGCAAAAAGCTCCATCAAATAATTGCCGTCGTACACCCCATAACCACCCTTCAAATTAGTGGCATGGTTAGGCTGACCGATTGCAAAGCCTATGTCATTGCCGAGGTCAAAGACGTTGTCCCATTTAAGCCCGAGGAACCAAGAACTGCTTGAGATCGGCGATCCCTTTTTGAAGCCATAGCCCTTGACATGACTCTCTGAGTAGCTTGCCGAGACTGAGGGAATCTAACCTTCCGATTCCGGATTCCAATAACCACTGATTGCGAAGTTATGGGACGAACGGTCCGCTCGTTCTGCAACAAAATCACCAGTGTAGATCGGCTTGTTATCCCAATTCCAGACATCGTAGGTACATTGATTGTTAAATTCTTCAGCCGCTAAAAAGTTAGTTCCACGCCGCTTCCCTGTCCCACATTGACCATAGCGGTAAGCAAAAGCTGCACCATATTCAGCACCACCCCAACCGACCTGAGTCAAGACACTTGCTTGAGAATTTGCCGTGAACATACCCCCTTCAGTTGAATCGCTGGAGTTACCACGACCAGCTAAAGATACATAGTTAACGGAGAATGAAAATGCTGGATCTCCTTTGATTTCCTTCTTCTCTTTATAAATAATACCAAACAAAGGGCCCGTCGCCTTGTTGTAAACGTTGGGAGCTCCCGCGAGAGAAGTCCAGTCCAATATTCGATCTGCACCTAAATTATATGCGGAAGGCCAGATGCCCAAAGATTCTGTATTCCTTGCCATTGGCCCTGCAATGAAGGTGAAAGTGTGATCAATCAATTCATCATTTTTATATGGGAACCGATAGTAAAGACGTCCCAGCCCTAATGAATTATCCGTACATGGAGCTGTACTAAGCTTTGCTAAACCCACACCATCACCTGCGAAAGCACTATCGCAGAAGTTGCCAGCAGTAAAACTCGCATAAAGCAAATCTTTCCCAGTAAAACTCGTCTTGAAATTGATTTTATTCTCATAGTTGAAGTACCAGGCACCATATTGATTGTTATAAGCGCGAGCAGCACCTCCTGTACCATCTTTTTCCCAGTTCTTACGCTGACGAAACTTCCGAGAATCCACATCTTTGTAGTACTTTTCAAGCCCGGTTCCTTCAAGCAGCTGCAAGCCCTCAAGACCTCCCTTTTTACGGAAACTGCCGTCTTTGTTATGAACTGTTAGCCAAGCTTTTCGGGTCTTTTTCCAATATCGACTATTAACAGTTTCTCCAATTGATGTTTCATTGCCATCAATAGTAACCATTTTGTATTTCTTGTCAAAGTTCCAATAATATTTCGAACCGTTGGTTGTTCCATAGGCCTTTGTCGCGCCCATCGTGAACACACTTTTACCCTTGAGCTTCGTTGTGGTGGAGAATTGATTAGCCTCCAAAGTACCAACTCGATCCTCCAGCAGCATGATGCTGCCAGCAACAAATTCGAGTTCCGTTTTGAATTCCTCGATTAGCCGTTCAACTTCTTCTGTCATTTCACTAACTCTATCGAGGCAGGAGGCCAACAACGCTGCCGCCTCGTTCCGCGTAATGGGGATATAACCGCGGAAACTACCATTGGGATAACCAGCCACACATCCGTACGTCTTTACAAGACGAACCAAAGCCTGATAAGCCCAATCTGTTGGGTAGACATCATTGAACTGGTTAACACTCGTTACCTGCTGGAGTAACTGTTTCGCCTGCTCTAGATCAAGGCTACCCGAATAATCAGAAACAGAGTCGATGTTCAGCTCAGCTGCTTGCGCTGCGGGTGGAGCTAAAAATGGCAATAAGACCGTGGGGTAGATCAGCAACGCCTGAAATAGTTTCGCTCCACAGGATTTCACAAGAATAGCGAATAAAGAAACTTGAAAAGAAGCCAAAAGCTTCTTCAGCAATAGGAAAATGTTAAGCAGGTATCGCAGGTTTGTGTTATTAGCTGATTAAGAGAATGCAATCATTAGCTTAACAAGTGTGGATATATAAGGGTTCACCCGCCTTCTATCATCTTGGGCCAATGTTACTGATGACACAAAAAAGCCTCCCATAAGGGAGGCTTTAATTGCTCTAAAAGAGTGACAAACAAGGAATCTTATTGACAGAAACAATCAGAACTTGAAGGTGGTCATCAACAGGCCACCGAAAACGCCGAGGGACTTGTAGTCGCCTTTGACGTTCTGGGTGTCGTCGCCGAAGGGACGGCTGAGCCAGTAAACCGCAGGTGTGACCTGGATATTGTCGGTGACCTGGAAGCTGTACCAGAGTTCCATGGCGTAGCCGCCATCGGCCACAAAGCCGTCTTCGACGTCGTAAACGAATTGGGGCTGACCCACGGCGTAACCCAGAGCATTGCCTTCTAGGAAGACATCGTTCCAGGTGAGACCCGCCATCCAACTGGCCATGGCCCGCTTGTTGGTGTTGTCATCCCAAGCACCGTTGCCATTCAGATAAGACGCACCAACACCGGCACTGATCGACGGCATCCAACCGGAATCCTCAGGACGCCAGAACGCATTGAAGGAGAAACTGTTGCTGGACGCGCCGGAACGCTCGATGATGTCCTGCTCTTCGCCGTCGCCATCAATGAAGGTGCCGGTTGCGACGCTGCAAGGGGTTCCGTATTTGTCGCTCTTGGCGAACTCAGTAGCGGTACGGAACTTGGCTCCGCACTGGCCGTAGCGATAACCGGCGGCCAAACCCCACTGCTTGTTGCCGTAGGCAATCTGAGAGGTGAAGTTCGCTTCGGAGTTGTCGGTCATGAAGCCACCCGAATTCGGGTTGCTGTCATTGGCCTCTCCGGAGTCAGCCACATAGTTGGCAGCAACGGTGAAGTAGGGGTCACCCTTCTCGACTTGCTTCTTGTTGGTGTAGATGGCTCCCAAGCCACCACCGGTCTCTTTGTTCCAGACACCAGGAACGCCGAGGGATCCACCGAAGAAGTCGAGGATCTTGGTGCCGCCCTTGGCATAGGCACTGGCCTTGTATCCCATCATCTCGGTGTTCCGGGTCAGCGGACCAGCCTGGATGGTGAAACTGCTACCTAGGGGGAAGCGGTAGTAGAGACGGTCGATCTCAACAAGGTTTCCACCCGGGGCGGCCGTGTCAAGTTTGTTCAAAGCGACCCCGTTGCCGTCCCACACACTGGCGTCACCCATGTTGCCTGCACGCAGACGGGTATAGAGCAGATCCTTACCGGAGAAGGATGTTTTCAGACCCAGGCGCAGGTCGTAGCTGAACGTGAAGGCGCCCCATTCAGAGTTGTAGGCATCGCGAGCACCTTTCTCGCCACCGGTGTTGTAGTTGTCACCTTTGGCCTTCGTCGCACCAGCAACCCAGACGGTTTTGGCTTTCAGCTTGGTGGTGGTGGAGAACTGGGTTGCTTCCAGTTCACCAACGCGGGCCTCAAGGCCATCGACGCGGCCACGGATGATGGCGAGTTCTCTTTCAAATTCCTTGATCAGGCGACNNNNNNNNNNNNNNNNNNNNNNNNNNNNNNNNNNNNNNNNNNNNNNNNNNNNNNNNNNNNNNNNNNNNNNNNNNNNNNNNNNNNNNNNNNNNNNNNNNNNGCTCGATCAGGCTGGCGAGAGCCTGATAAGCCCAGTCGGTTGGGTAAACATCAGAAAACTGGGTAATGCTGGTGACCTGCTCTTCGACGTCCACGCTGTCCGCGTAATCAGAGATGTCGTTGATGTTCAGGTCTGCGGCATGTGCTGCGGGGCTGTTAACAACAGCCAAAGGGGCCAGCAGGCCAAGGGCAGCAGGAGCAACCAGCAATTGCCGGAAAAGTTTCATGAATTCCTCACACCAAAACTGAGGTAAATGGACCAAATGTCCACTCATAAGTTACAGATTAATGTTCAATATGCACAGGAGTCCGGCCAGGCTTGTGTCCATCAACCTTCTCAACCAATCACATTAAAAATCCAAAAAAAACCCACTGTCAAAGACAGTGGGTTGCTTTGGTGTGAGGACTTGATCGAAACAATCAAGCGACGATTCGAATGAATCAGAACTTGAAGGTTGTCTTCACAAGACCACTCAGGCCAGTCGTTGTGTTGTCGCTGGACTGGTTGGGGAACGGCTTGCTCAGGTAGTGAACAGCCGGGGTGACCGTGATGTTGTCGGTGACCTGGAACTTATAGAAGAATTCCCAGGCATAACCACCGCCGGAAACGTAATCAGAGTCGTCTCCGGTGTCGATGTCTGTGATGAAGGTTGGCTGACCAGCGGCAATACCGAAGGAATTGCCCATCAGGAACACATCGCTCCACTCAAGACCGACATACCAGGACTGGGTCGTGGCACTCTTGACACCCGCAATGTTGCTGCTGGGGATATCTGTCAGGCCCCAACCGCCACTGATTGAAGGAATCCAACCGGATTCCTCAGGCATCCACCAGACGCTCAGGCCGTAGGAGTTCGAGACACCAGACATGGCCACATCAACAGCCCCAGGGGTGGCGTTACCGCCGTACACACCTACACCGTTGTCGCCGGAAGCCTTGGTGTAAACCGCAGCAACACCCCAGTTATCAGGGGCGTAAGCGATCTGGGTGGTTGCGTTGGAACCAGCTGCATCGGTTGCGAGACCACCGGCGTTTGCACAACCAGTGTTGGCGTTGGGGCAACCGCCTCCAGCGTTCGTGGACAAATAGCTGGTGGAGATGCTGAAACCGCCGTCGGTCTGCCAATAAACACCTGCACCACCGCCGAGAGCCAGGTTGTAGGCACCCGGTGCACCGGCGTAGGTGAAGAAGTCCATCGTCATGTCAGACGGATAGGCACTGGGCCACACCGGCAGCATGTCGTCCTGACGAACAACAGGACCACCGACAATGGTGAACTCGCTTCCGACCGGGAAGCTGTAGAAGAGACGATCGATGACAACAACGTTTCCGGTGTCAACGCCGTACTCCTGGCCGAACAAACCGACAGGACCGGCGGCCCCGAAGATGTTGGCCATGTTGCCGGAACGCAAACGTGTTCTCAGCAAATCCTTACCGGTGAAGCTGGTATCGAGAGCCAGACGAAGGTCGTAACTGAAGGAAGTTGCGCCTGAATCCGCAGCAATTGCATCCTTGCCAGCACCGTGGTACTTGGCAGCACCGATCACCCAGTGGGTGGAACCGTTCAGCTTGGTGGTGGTGGAGAACTGAGCTGCTTCCAGTTCACCAACGCGGGCCTCGAGGCCATCGACGCGACCACGGATGATGGCGAGTTCTTTTTCGAATTCCTTGATCAGGCGACGCAGTTCGTCGGTGACCTCAGTGATGCGGTCGAGGCAGGCATTGAGAAGTGCTGCAGCCTCGTAACGGGTCATGGCCCGGTTGCCGCGGAAGGTGCCGTTGGGATAACCGGCGACACAGCCGTAGCGCTCGATCAGGCTGGCGAGAGCCTGATAAGCCCAGTCGGTTGGGTAAACATCAGAAAACTGGGTGATGCTGGTGACCTGCTCTTCGCTGCCCGCGTAGTCGGACACGCTGTCGATGTTCAGGTCTGCGGCATGTGCTGCGGGGCTGTTAACAACAGCCAAAGGGGCCAGCAGGCCAAGGGCAGCAGGAGCCACCAGCAGTTGCTGGAAAAGCTTCATGGGAGGTTCTCACACCAAGAGAAAAGAGCCGGCAAAACATGCCAGCCGACTCAAGGTATGGGCACAACAAGATGAGGGAGCTAAGGGCAACTCAAGGGTTGTTTAGGTATCCGTTAAGACAAGACGCTGGCGTGATGACGAATCTGAAAGACCGAAAAAGGAGAATGACACCGAGAAGAGAAAGTTAAAAAAAAGCGTTTGACCAGA
Coding sequences within:
- a CDS encoding J domain-containing protein, whose product is MNNPYATLGVSSSASAAEIKAAYRRLVKQHHPDAGGDDQRILALNAAWEVLGDADRRRAFDRQHTPASQPHESSDPKVRRAGSARGRGAAADVALAEWLKQVYAPIDRLIGEVINPFPAQFKALSADPYDDALMEDFCTYLEKSLQKLDRVKQLFQSLPTPATARGFGLSVYHCFSELEDALHELERYTMGYVDNYLHDGREMLREAKQRRQRLQDERRRLEI
- the cysK gene encoding cysteine synthase A, which gives rise to MPIAPDITALIGGTPLVRLNRLPQACGCRAEILAKLESFNPSASVKDRIASAMVLEAELAGTISPGRTVLVEPTSGNTGIALAMVAAARGYRLILTMPDSMSTERRAMLRAYGAELQLTDGALGMNGAIALARELVAEIPEAYLLQQFDNPANPAVHERTTAEEIWRDTAGQIDAFVAGVGTGGTITGCARLLKQRQPQLQVIAVEPSASAVLSGGSPGAHRIQGIGAGFVPAVFDRGVVDEIVPIDDDDAMEIGRRLAREEGLLCGVSSGAAVAAALRVGQRPEMDGRRLVVVLASYGERYLSTPMFSAASTLPARRDGQL
- a CDS encoding carbohydrate porin is translated as MPSVSASYSESHVKGYGFKKGSPISSSSWFLGLKWDNVFDLGNDIGFAIGQPNHATNLKGGYGVYDGNYLMELFASFQVTDNLMVTPAVFWLTRPLGQFTDNFTNDQDPSKNSTFGVFGGLIQSTFRF
- a CDS encoding S-layer homology domain-containing protein gives rise to the protein MLKKLLASFQVSLFAILVKSCGAKLFQALLIYPTVLLPFLAPPAAQAAELNIDSVSDYSGSLDLEQAKQLLQQVTSVNQFNDVYPTDWAYQALVRLVKTYGCVAGYPNGSFRGYIPITRNEAAALLASCLDRVSEMTEEVERLIEEFKTELEFVAGSIMLLEDRVGTLEANQFSTTTKLKGKSVFTMGATKAYGTTNGSKYYWNFDKKYKMVTIDGNETSIGETVNSRYWKKTRKAWLTVHNKDGSFRKKGGLEGLQLLEGTGLEKYYKDVDSRKFRQRKNWEKDGTGGAARAYNNQYGAWYFNYENKINFKTSFTGKDLLYASFTAGNFCDSAFAGDGVGLAKLSTAPCTDNSLGLGRLYYRFPYKNDELIDHTFTFIAGPMARNTESLGIWPSAYNLGADRILDWTSLAGAPNVYNKATGPLFGIIYKEKKEIKGDPAFSFSVNYVSLAGRGNSSDSTEGGMFTANSQASVLTQVGWGGAEYGAAFAYRYGQCGTGKRRGTNFLAAEEFNNQCTYDVWNWDNKPIYTGDFVAERADRSSHNFAISGYWNPESEG
- a CDS encoding iron uptake porin; this translates as RLIKEFERELAIIRGRVDGLEARVGELEATQFSTTTKLKAKTVWVAGATKAKGDNYNTGGEKGARDAYNSEWGAFTFSYDLRLGLKTSFSGKDLLYTRLRAGNMGDASVWDGNGVALNKLDTAAPGGNLVEIDRLYYRFPLGSSFTIQAGPLTRNTEMMGYKASAYAKGGTKILDFFGGSLGVPGVWNKETGGGLGAIYTNKKQVEKGDPYFTVAANYVADSGEANDSNPNSGGFMTDNSEANFTSQIAYGNKQWGLAAGYRYGQCGAKFRTATEFAKSDKYGTPCSVATGTFIDGDGEEQDIIERSGASSNSFSFNAFWRPEDSGWMPSISAGVGASYLNGNGAWDDNTNKRAMASWMAGLTWNDVFLEGNALGYAVGQPQFVYDVEDGFVADGGYAMELWYSFQVTDNIQVTPAVYWLSRPFGDDTQNVKGDYKSLGVFGGLLMTTFKF
- a CDS encoding iron uptake porin, which encodes MKLFQQLLVAPAALGLLAPLAVVNSPAAHAADLNIDSVSDYAGSEEQVTSITQFSDVYPTDWAYQALASLIERYGCVAGYPNGTFRGNRAMTRYEAAALLNACLDRITEVTDELRRLIKEFEKELAIIRGRVDGLEARVGELEAAQFSTTTKLNGSTHWVIGAAKYHGAGKDAIAADSGATSFSYDLRLALDTSFTGKDLLRTRLRSGNMANIFGAAGPVGLFGQEYGVDTGNVVVIDRLFYSFPVGSEFTIVGGPVVRQDDMLPVWPSAYPSDMTMDFFTYAGAPGAYNLALGGGAGVYWQTDGGFSISTSYLSTNAGGGCPNANTGCANAGGLATDAAGSNATTQIAYAPDNWGVAAVYTKASGDNGVGVYGGNATPGAVDVAMSGVSNSYGLSVWWMPEESGWIPSISGGWGLTDIPSSNIAGVKSATTQSWYVGLEWSDVFLMGNSFGIAAGQPTFITDIDTGDDSDYVSGGGYAWEFFYKFQVTDNITVTPAVHYLSKPFPNQSSDNTTTGLSGLVKTTFKF